Proteins from a genomic interval of Zingiber officinale cultivar Zhangliang chromosome 2A, Zo_v1.1, whole genome shotgun sequence:
- the LOC122043501 gene encoding uncharacterized protein LOC122043501 has translation MPPPLKIQKFGIRPTSSSRPSNGAESRALEHQIIIQGALAQIWADARAHATIMPPGALADSHTQMSTGHEVKQLRAPSDQSSASRAQLEQMNIEMSQLRVNLAKRVEMLEMEKGLEMICAPRPLESSPIFVFQPSPLTGRRRSQAPGHHRLPSAAAAGRRSSAAAAGRRSSAAAAGHRSSAAVAGQRVLSPVASRRPPPPSAASRHRSPAGRPTSVTEHKLRQRCGGRR, from the exons ATGCCGCCGCCGCTGAAGATTCAAAAGTTTGGCATCCGGCCGACATCATCATCTCGGCCATCCA ACGGCGCTGAATCTCGAGCCCTCGAGCACCAGATAATCATTCAAGGGGCGCTCGCACAGATATGGGCGGACGCCCGAGCCCATGCAACGATCATGCCTCCGGGAGCACTTGCGGATAGCCATACCCAGATGTCTACTGGG CACGAAGTTAAGCAGCTGCGTGCGCCGAGTGACCAATCATCTGCTTCTCGGGCGCAACTGGAGCAAATGAATATTGAGATGTCGCAACTAAGGGTCAATCTGGCTAAGAGGGTCGAGATGCTGGAGATGGAGAAAG gattggagatgatttgcgctccacgaCCGCTCGAGTCGTCTCCTATTTTTGTCTTCCAA CCGTCGCCGCTCACCGGCCGCCGCCGGTCGCAGGCCCCCGGCCACCACCGGTTGCCGTCGGCCGCCGCTGCCGGTCGCCGGTCGTCGGCCGCCGCTGCCGGTCGCCGGTCGTCGGCCGCCGCCGCCGGTCACCGGTCGTCGGCCGCTGTCGCCGGTCAGCGGGTGCTGTCGCCGGTCGCCAGTCGGCGCCCGCCGCCGCCCTCCGCCGCCAGTCGTCACCGGTCGCCGGCCGGCCGGCCGACATCGGTCACCGAACACAAGCTCCGACAGAGGTGCGGCGGCCGTCGATAG
- the LOC122044375 gene encoding auxin-induced protein 22D-like encodes MASYVEDTELRLGLPGSDAPASRGSKRSLPENSSAGDESCCRNDGSASAAKAQVVGWPPIGTYRKNNFQAMKEETMMVEPEASGLYVKVSMDGAPYLRKIDLKVYKGYQELKEALDSMFKCFSQGELSRKEGCNGSEYAIAYQDKDGDLMLVGDVPWEMFTSSCKRLRIMKGSEARGLEFRQ; translated from the exons ATGGCGAGCTACGTCGAGGATACCGAGCTGCGCCTCGGTTTGCCGGGATCCGATGCGCCGGCGTCAAGGGGTAGCAAGCGATCGCTGCCGGAGAATAGCTCAGCGGGGGACGAATCCTGCTGCCGGAATGACGGATCTGCCTCGGCGGCGAA GGCGCAAGTGGTTGGGTGGCCGCCGATCGGAACGTACAGGAAGAATAACTTCCAGGCGATGAAAGAGGAGACGATGATGGTGGAGCCGGAGGCTTCTGGGTTGTATGTGAAGGTTAGCATGGATGGGGCTCCTTATTTGAGGAAGATTGATCTCAAGGTTTACAAAGGGTACCAAGAGCTCAAAGAGGCCTTGGACAGCATGTTCAAGTGCTTTTCCCAAG GAGAATTATCAAGGAAAGAAGGGTGTAATGGATCTGAATATGCTATTGCTTATCAAGACAAAGATGGAGATTTGATGTTGGTCGGAGATGTTCCTTGGGA GATGTTTACATCTTCTTGCAAAAGGCTAAGGATAATGAAAGGATCTGAAGCAAGAGGTTTAGAATTCAGACAATAA
- the LOC122040609 gene encoding 60S ribosomal protein L4-like, translated as MAAAAAVRPLVTVQPLDGDMATDAAATVPLPDVLKAPIRPDVVRFVHANLSKNSRQPYAVSKRAGHQTSAESWGTGRAVSRIPRVPGGGTHRAGQGAFGNMCRGGRMFAPTKIWRRWHRRVNISMRRYAVSSALAATAVPSIVLARGHRIESVPEIPLVVSDSAEGVEKTAAAIKVLKQIGAFPDVEKSKDSQKIRPGKGKMRNRRYVTRKGPLIVYGTEGSKIVKAFRNIPGIDIANVERLNLLKLAPGGHIGRFIIWTKSAFEKLDHVFGTFDKPSEFKKGFLLPRAKMLNPDLSRIINSDEVQSVVRPIKKDAKRRHIKKNPLKNLYTLLKLNPYAKTARRMSLLAEAQRVKAKKEKLDKKRTNLSKEEAAAIKAAGRAWYRTMISDSDYAQFDNFSKWLGVSQ; from the exons atggccgccgccgccgccgttcgCCCCCTAGTCACGGTCCAGCCCCTCGATGGCGACATGGCTACCGATGCGGCTGCCACTGTCCCGCTCCCCGACGTCCTCAAGGCCCCGATCCGCCCCGACGTCGTCCGGTTCGTCCACGCTAATTTATCGAAGAACAGCCGTCAGCCCTACGCCGTCTCTAAGCGCGCCGGCCACCAGACCTCAGCCGAGTCCTGGGGAACCGGTCGTGCCGTTTCGCGTATACCTCGCGTTCCTGGTGGAGGCACCCACCGCGCTGGCCAGGGTGCTTTCGGGAACATGTGCCGTGGCGGTCGCATGTTCGCCCCCACCAAGATCTGGCGTCGGTGGCACCGTCGCGTTAACATCAGTATGCGCCGCTACGCCGTGTCTTCCGCCCTTGCTGCCACTGCCGTCCCGTCCATCGTCTTGGCCCGGGGACACCGCATCGAGTCCGTTCCCGAGATCCCTCTCGTGGTCTCTGACTCTGCTGAAGGCGTAGAGAAGACTGCAGCTGCCATCAAGGTACTCAAGCAGATCGGTGCTTTTCCTGATGTCGAGAAGTCTAAGGACAGCCAGAAAATCCGCCCAGGAAAGGGTAAGATGCGAAACCGCCGCTATGTTACACGCAAGGGTCCATTGATCGTCTATGGCACGGAGGGATCGAAGATCGTCAAAGCTTTCCGGAACATCCCTGGTATCGACATTGCTAATGTGGAGCGCCTCAACCTTCTGAAGCTGGCACCGGGAGGCCATATCGGCAGGTTCATCATCTGGACAAAATCTGCCTTTGAGAAGCTGGATCATGTGTTTGGAACCTTTGATAAACCATCTGAGTTTAAGAAAGGGTTTCTCTTGCCACGGGCGAAGATGCTAAATCCTGATCTCTCAAGGATTATTAACTCGGATGAGGTGCAGTCCGTGGTCCGCCCTATCAAAAAGGACGCAAAGAGACGTCATATCAAGAAGAATCCTCTGAAGAATCTCTACACGCTTTTGAAGCTGAACCCTTATGCCAAGACTGCCAGGAGAATGTCTTTGCTTGCAGAAGCTCAACGAgtgaaagcaaagaaggaaaagctTGACAAGAAGAGGACAAATCTTTCCAAG GAAGAAGCTGCTGCAATCAAGGCTGCTGGACGGGCGTGGTATAGAACAATGATCTCGGATAGTGATTATGCACAATTCGATAACTTCTCCAAGTGGCTGGGCGTGTCACAGTAA